In Spinacia oleracea cultivar Varoflay chromosome 5, BTI_SOV_V1, whole genome shotgun sequence, a single window of DNA contains:
- the LOC130461845 gene encoding uncharacterized protein codes for MSATNVTINRVPMSGTGDLAVIELEDIQEEIDYWNSATMCYVVGANPPIHVMEGFVRRIWRNMGVEKVVVVAKGVFLVRFTTMARRDEVLASKRPFFDSKPVVLKAWTQDMDFSKEDLRSVPIWVKLHQLDFKYWGEKSLTKIVGKLGTLKHVDSATAKRDKLLFARVQVEVSVEQDFPDKLQFINEKGSVTEIGVEYEWRPVVCSQCKGLGHELAKCRKNMGRRIWVPKVVVPLPANHGSVQVQQFQPVQNPSRRVSPSPAGISVGNHFQVLGVDHGEDQGDGGGGVNPQQCATGGGDSSGNNG; via the coding sequence ATGAGTGCAACTAATGTCACCATAAACAGAGTACCCATGAGTGGAACAGGGGACCTTGCTGTGATTGAATTGGAGGATATCCAAGAGGAAATCGATTACTGGAACTCTGCGACTATGTGTTATGTGGTTGGAGCGAATCCCCCTATTCATGTAATGGAGGGGTTTGTTCGTCGAATCTGGAGAAATATGGGGGTGGAGAAGGTGGTTGTTGTAGCAAAAGGGGTGTTCCTAGTTAGGTTCACAACCATGGCTAGACGCGATGAGGTGTTGGCTTCTAAGAGGCCCTTTTTTGACAGCAAACCTGTTGTTCTTAAGGCATGGACACAGGATATGGATTTCTCAAAGGAGGATTTGAGATCTGTGCCCATTTGGGTTAAGCTACATCAGCTTGATTTTAAGTACTGGGGTGAGAAGAGCCTCACTAAGATTGTAGGGAAACTTGGCACTCTTAAGCATGTAGACAGTGCTACTGCAAAGAGGGATAAACTTTTGTTTGCAAGGGTACAGGTTGAAGTGAGTGTGGAGCAAGATTTTCCTGATAAACTGCAGTTCATTAATGAGAAGGGGAGTGTGACTGAGATTGGGGTTGAGTATGAATGGAGACCAGTGGTGTGTTCTCAATGCAAGGGTTTGGGACATGAGCTGGCTAAATGCAGGAAGAACATGGGTAGAAGGATATGGGTGCCAAAGGTTGTGGTGCCTCTACCAGCTAATCATGGTAGTGTGCAGGTTCAACAATTCCAACCTGTCCAAAATCCTAGTAGGAGAGTGAGTCCTAGTCCTGCTGGTATTAGTGTTGGTAATCATTTTCAGGTGCTTGGAGTGGATCATGGTGAGGATCAGGgagatggtggtggtggggtgAACCCACAGCAGTGTGCTACTGGAGGAGGGGACTCCTCTGGAAACAATGGATAG